A window of Betaproteobacteria bacterium contains these coding sequences:
- a CDS encoding tripartite tricarboxylate transporter substrate binding protein has protein sequence MVKSSSAIAAWLALATSVLAAQPASNYPERPIRLVIGSAPGSGPDIISRVLSERLYKAWRQRIVVDARPGLAGAVSAEIAARSAPDGYTLLMMTSQLFIATKVYPNLKFDLERDFASVALIGSVPYVLVVNPQVPAKSVADLIQHSKKTSLSHGSAGPGGGEHLCMVYFLHMADTKMLHVPYKGIAQALADVAGQEIHTTFAVVPAALPFIQGKRVRPLGVSSTKPAPLLPDVPPISDTIAGFENFGWYSIIAPKATPVAILDKLSAEIVKAMEEPQFGEQLKTLGIEILGGSRAALDAFRKSESKRMGDIVKQANLEIK, from the coding sequence ATGGTGAAGAGCAGCTCCGCAATTGCAGCTTGGCTCGCGCTCGCGACGTCGGTACTCGCTGCGCAGCCTGCATCCAATTATCCGGAACGTCCGATCCGGCTCGTGATCGGAAGCGCGCCGGGGTCCGGGCCGGACATCATCTCCCGCGTCCTTTCCGAGCGGCTGTACAAGGCATGGCGGCAGCGTATCGTCGTGGACGCACGCCCCGGCCTCGCGGGTGCGGTCAGCGCGGAGATCGCCGCACGCTCCGCCCCCGATGGCTACACGTTGCTCATGATGACCTCGCAGCTTTTCATCGCCACGAAGGTATATCCGAACCTGAAGTTCGACCTGGAGAGAGATTTCGCATCGGTCGCGCTGATCGGCAGCGTGCCCTACGTACTGGTAGTCAATCCACAGGTGCCCGCGAAGTCGGTCGCTGATCTGATCCAGCATTCGAAGAAGACGTCGCTAAGTCACGGCTCGGCCGGCCCTGGCGGCGGCGAACACCTCTGCATGGTCTACTTCCTGCACATGGCGGACACGAAAATGCTGCACGTGCCGTACAAAGGCATCGCGCAGGCGCTCGCGGACGTAGCGGGGCAGGAGATTCACACCACGTTCGCGGTCGTTCCGGCCGCGTTGCCCTTCATTCAGGGCAAACGCGTCAGGCCACTCGGCGTCAGCAGTACGAAACCTGCGCCACTGCTGCCCGACGTCCCCCCGATCTCCGACACCATTGCTGGTTTCGAGAACTTCGGCTGGTACAGCATCATCGCCCCGAAGGCAACGCCGGTTGCCATATTGGACAAGTTGAGCGCCGAAATCGTGAAAGCGATGGAGGAGCCTCAATTCGGCGAACAACTGAAGACGCTCGGCATCGAAATCCTCGGCGGCTCGCGCGCTGCGCTCGACGCGTTTCGCAAGAGCGAGTCGAAACGCATGGGGGATATCGTCAAGCAGGCGAATCTGGAGATAAAGTAG
- a CDS encoding alcohol dehydrogenase catalytic domain-containing protein produces the protein MQAAVFHKVHEPLTIETVELDQPRGREIIMRTVATGVCHSDLHVIEGLGRYPTDRPFVLGHEGAGVVEAVGSDVTAVKVGDHVVACLSGFCGTCPQCLSGHPNVCTGGIATRAESEAPRLSQAGGLVRQFGGLGSYAEKMLVHENSVVKIDTDIPFDRAALVGCGVLTGVGAALRSSGMRAGQTVAVFGCGGVGLSIVQGARIGGARQIIAVDQFDSKLEMAKGVGATHRVNASRDDPVKAIRALTGGLGVDHAFEAVGLSKLCRQAIESLAIRGTATICGVLPPDATIEFPWLAIRPECKVQTSRMGSNQFRTDIPNYLEFYRQGRLDLDSMISRRGRLSDINEAFRAMKAGEVARTVLMFD, from the coding sequence ATTCAGGCCGCCGTCTTTCACAAGGTCCACGAACCACTCACGATCGAGACGGTCGAGCTGGACCAGCCGCGCGGGCGCGAGATCATCATGCGCACGGTCGCGACCGGCGTCTGCCACAGCGATCTGCATGTCATCGAAGGCCTGGGGCGCTATCCGACCGACCGGCCGTTCGTGCTGGGCCACGAGGGCGCCGGCGTGGTCGAAGCCGTCGGCTCGGATGTCACCGCGGTCAAGGTCGGCGACCACGTCGTCGCCTGCCTGTCCGGTTTCTGCGGCACCTGTCCGCAATGCCTGAGCGGCCATCCCAACGTGTGCACCGGCGGCATCGCCACGCGGGCGGAATCGGAGGCCCCGCGCCTGTCGCAGGCGGGCGGCCTGGTGCGCCAGTTCGGCGGGCTGGGCAGCTACGCCGAGAAAATGCTGGTGCACGAGAACTCGGTGGTGAAGATCGACACCGACATTCCGTTCGACCGCGCGGCGCTGGTGGGTTGCGGTGTGCTGACGGGCGTGGGCGCGGCGCTGCGTTCCTCGGGCATGCGCGCCGGGCAGACGGTGGCCGTGTTCGGTTGCGGCGGCGTCGGCCTGTCGATCGTGCAGGGCGCGCGCATCGGCGGCGCGCGGCAGATCATTGCGGTGGATCAGTTCGACTCGAAACTGGAGATGGCCAAGGGCGTGGGCGCAACGCATCGGGTGAACGCGAGCCGCGACGATCCCGTGAAGGCGATTCGCGCCTTGACCGGCGGGCTGGGCGTGGACCATGCATTCGAGGCGGTCGGTCTCTCCAAGCTTTGCCGGCAGGCAATCGAAAGCCTTGCGATTCGTGGCACGGCAACCATCTGCGGTGTGCTGCCGCCGGATGCGACCATCGAGTTTCCCTGGCTCGCGATCCGGCCCGAGTGCAAGGTACAGACCTCGCGCATGGGCTCGAATCAGTTTCGCACCGACATACCGAACTATCTCGAATTCTATCGCCAGGGGCGG